A genomic stretch from Hydrogenimonas urashimensis includes:
- a CDS encoding Sua5 YciO YrdC YwlC family protein, whose amino-acid sequence MMRRDFVYLVQTDTTVGFLSCSAHRLAAIKQRPPEKHFLKAINRFSDMAGIGRVPAAHRKFVRRARKRSFILPNGQSFRVVQGKHRDFIAKFGWCYSTSANLHGRPFDEAFAKSVCDVVVESKEGFSDKTPSQIWHLHRTGKVKIR is encoded by the coding sequence GTGATGCGGCGCGATTTCGTCTATCTCGTCCAGACCGATACGACGGTGGGCTTTCTCTCCTGTTCTGCCCACAGACTTGCCGCCATCAAACAAAGACCGCCTGAAAAACATTTTCTCAAAGCGATAAACCGGTTTTCCGATATGGCAGGGATAGGGCGGGTTCCCGCCGCCCATCGAAAGTTCGTAAGGCGCGCGCGAAAGCGCTCTTTCATACTCCCCAATGGGCAATCGTTCAGGGTTGTGCAGGGAAAACATCGCGATTTCATCGCAAAATTCGGCTGGTGCTACTCCACCTCCGCCAATCTCCACGGCCGACCCTTCGACGAAGCCTTTGCAAAAAGTGTATGCGATGTTGTGGTAGAATCTAAAGAAGGGTTCTCCGACAAGACGCCGTCGCAGATATGGCATCTTCACAGAACCGGAAAGGTGAAGATACGATGA
- a CDS encoding PAS domain-containing protein, translating into MGKTIKNMKTGQTITKPDPVNQEVLFDGGVMITETDTAGIIVYANRKFREMTGYTKEELIGSPHNINRHPDMPKAAFAKMWETIKRGEMWEGYVKNMRKDGKYYWVIVWIKPKFDNDGNIVGYIAGRKVPDRHMIKTVEKDYRAMLEEEK; encoded by the coding sequence ATGGGAAAAACGATAAAAAACATGAAAACCGGGCAGACGATTACGAAACCCGACCCGGTCAACCAGGAGGTCCTTTTCGACGGCGGCGTCATGATCACTGAAACTGATACGGCCGGCATTATCGTCTATGCCAACCGGAAATTTCGGGAGATGACCGGCTACACGAAAGAGGAGCTCATCGGATCTCCCCACAACATCAACCGCCATCCCGATATGCCCAAAGCGGCTTTCGCCAAAATGTGGGAGACGATCAAACGGGGCGAAATGTGGGAAGGGTATGTCAAAAACATGCGCAAAGACGGCAAATACTACTGGGTCATCGTCTGGATCAAACCGAAATTCGACAACGACGGCAATATCGTCGGCTACATCGCCGGCCGGAAAGTGCCCGACCGCCACATGATCAAAACGGTCGAGAAAGATTACAGAGCGATGCTCGAAGAAGAGAAATAA
- the metH gene encoding methionine synthase → MQKKIVIIDGAMGTQIQSMEIPDEAWKGKEGCNELLNATAPGLIRKIHERYAMAGADLIKSNTFGSMDWVLDEYGIGDRAYELSKKGCELVKSVCEQYATPEKPRFVLGSIGPGTKLPSLGHIEYDEMYAGYKVMAKGMIDGGVDIFLLETCQDPLQIKAALHACEDAAHEKGVEIPVMVSVTIELSGSMLIGTDAATIATIMEPFNILSLGFNCGTGPEQVEKHVKTLSKLWHKPISVHANAGLPQNRGGYTYYPMGPEEFARLQKGFTKYDGVAFLGGCCGTTPQHIKALCDAVEGVEQRPASGSHPASLASLFNTVPLMQEPPPLLIGERANATGSKAFRELLLASDYEGTLTVGQQQVRAGAHVLDVSVGFAGRDETKDMHEVISLYAQKIPLPLMPDSTQVRGLETALKCIGGKPILNSVNLEDGIEKFDAVCGLAKRYGASLVCLAIDEKGMAKTVERKLEVAERIYELATKKHGIRAEDLVFDVLTFTVGSGDEEYRDAAIQTIEAIRELRRRHPEVGTTLGLSNISFGLDKDARPYLNSVFLHHCLEAGLTSVIINVKHIIPMNKISEEDRKVCEDLLFDRREEGDPLFRFIEHFGKKEKVDEAAEDEAFMKMSDEEKIHKLLLDGDKERMIPLVEEVRHRIPPEAIVNEILIEAMKVVGELFGSGQMQLPFVLQSAETMKAAVDYLNPYLPKKEKASDTTLVLGTVKGDVHDVGKNLVDIILTNNGFKVINLGIKVELEEFLQAAKEHDADAIGFSGLLVKSTQVMKENLETMAERGLDIPVLMGGAALTKGFVDDYCRPIYDGPIFYCRDAFDGVVAMGRIEAGNFDTRLAGDMGGDEEKKAAAKRKKETVIPPLEKIPMPSRDVPVPVPPFWGRRVMTEKDFDPAIAFEWLNHRMLFKQRWGYRSKGMSKEVYEKQLEEVVWPAYERLKRQFLEEGLFEPTIIYGYYPCRSDDTTLLIFDESEGWHRDEDADREPLEYVMGRAKEQMTFPRQHKKPWRCLADYFHRDRHDVVAFTTVSAGSRISEYERRLYDEGKFHEYYLVHGLGVELAEALAEVAHKQIRLDLGIAHDEGHTLRDVEMRKYQGARYSPGYPACPDLELNGPIFHLLRPEDYGIELSETWQIHPEQSTAAIVVYHPEAMYYSI, encoded by the coding sequence ATGCAGAAAAAAATAGTAATCATCGACGGGGCGATGGGAACCCAGATCCAGTCGATGGAGATACCCGACGAAGCGTGGAAGGGGAAGGAGGGGTGCAACGAGCTTCTCAACGCCACGGCCCCCGGCCTTATTCGCAAAATCCACGAGCGATACGCCATGGCGGGCGCCGATCTGATCAAGAGCAACACATTCGGCTCGATGGACTGGGTGCTCGACGAATACGGCATCGGCGACCGCGCTTACGAGCTGAGCAAAAAAGGGTGCGAGCTGGTCAAATCGGTGTGTGAGCAGTATGCCACACCCGAAAAGCCCCGATTCGTGCTTGGATCGATCGGTCCGGGTACCAAACTGCCCTCCCTGGGACACATCGAATACGACGAAATGTACGCGGGCTACAAGGTCATGGCCAAAGGGATGATTGACGGCGGCGTCGACATTTTCTTGCTTGAAACCTGCCAGGACCCGCTGCAGATCAAGGCGGCGCTGCACGCCTGTGAGGATGCGGCCCATGAAAAAGGGGTGGAAATTCCCGTCATGGTTTCGGTTACCATCGAACTGAGCGGCTCGATGCTCATCGGGACCGATGCGGCGACGATCGCGACGATCATGGAGCCGTTTAACATACTGTCGTTGGGATTTAATTGTGGCACGGGTCCCGAACAGGTGGAGAAACATGTCAAAACCCTCTCGAAGTTGTGGCACAAGCCCATCTCTGTCCACGCCAACGCCGGGCTGCCCCAAAACCGCGGCGGCTACACCTACTATCCGATGGGTCCCGAAGAGTTCGCCAGGCTGCAGAAAGGATTCACGAAGTATGACGGGGTGGCGTTTTTGGGTGGTTGCTGCGGGACGACGCCCCAGCATATCAAGGCCCTCTGCGATGCGGTGGAAGGGGTAGAGCAGCGCCCCGCCTCCGGAAGCCACCCCGCCTCTTTGGCCTCTTTGTTCAACACAGTGCCGCTGATGCAGGAACCCCCGCCGCTGCTGATCGGCGAACGCGCCAACGCCACCGGCTCCAAGGCATTCCGGGAACTTCTGCTAGCAAGCGATTACGAAGGGACACTCACGGTGGGCCAGCAGCAGGTCAGGGCGGGTGCCCACGTTCTGGATGTCTCGGTCGGTTTCGCGGGACGGGACGAGACAAAGGACATGCACGAGGTGATCAGCCTTTACGCCCAGAAAATTCCCCTGCCGCTAATGCCCGATTCGACCCAGGTCAGGGGGCTGGAGACGGCGCTGAAGTGTATCGGCGGCAAACCGATCCTCAACTCGGTCAACCTGGAAGACGGCATCGAGAAGTTCGACGCGGTGTGCGGGTTGGCCAAGCGCTACGGCGCGTCGCTGGTCTGCCTCGCGATCGACGAGAAGGGGATGGCCAAAACCGTCGAGCGGAAGCTTGAAGTGGCGGAGCGCATCTACGAGCTTGCCACGAAGAAGCACGGCATCAGGGCGGAGGATCTCGTATTCGACGTGCTCACCTTCACCGTCGGATCGGGAGACGAGGAGTATCGCGACGCCGCGATCCAGACCATCGAAGCGATCCGCGAACTGCGCCGCCGCCACCCCGAAGTCGGTACGACCCTGGGGCTTTCGAACATCTCCTTCGGCCTGGACAAAGATGCCCGCCCCTATCTCAACTCCGTTTTCCTCCACCATTGCCTCGAGGCCGGACTCACCAGCGTCATCATCAACGTCAAGCACATCATTCCGATGAACAAAATCTCCGAAGAGGACCGCAAAGTGTGCGAGGACCTCCTCTTCGATCGAAGGGAAGAGGGGGACCCGCTCTTTCGCTTCATCGAACACTTCGGCAAGAAAGAGAAGGTGGATGAGGCGGCGGAGGATGAGGCCTTTATGAAGATGAGCGACGAGGAGAAGATCCACAAGCTGCTTCTTGATGGCGACAAGGAGCGGATGATTCCGCTGGTGGAGGAGGTGCGCCACCGCATACCGCCTGAGGCCATCGTCAACGAAATTCTCATCGAGGCGATGAAGGTGGTGGGCGAGCTTTTCGGAAGCGGGCAGATGCAGCTTCCCTTCGTGCTGCAGAGCGCCGAGACGATGAAGGCGGCGGTGGATTATCTCAATCCCTATCTTCCCAAAAAAGAGAAAGCGAGCGACACGACCCTGGTGCTGGGAACGGTCAAAGGGGATGTGCACGACGTGGGCAAGAACCTGGTGGACATTATCCTCACCAACAACGGTTTCAAGGTGATCAACCTGGGTATCAAAGTGGAGTTGGAGGAGTTTTTGCAAGCGGCGAAAGAGCACGATGCCGACGCCATCGGTTTTTCGGGGCTGCTGGTGAAATCGACCCAGGTGATGAAGGAGAACCTGGAAACGATGGCCGAGCGGGGGCTCGACATTCCGGTTCTTATGGGCGGGGCAGCCCTGACCAAGGGATTCGTGGACGACTATTGCCGCCCCATTTACGACGGCCCCATCTTCTACTGCCGGGACGCGTTTGACGGTGTCGTGGCGATGGGCCGGATCGAAGCGGGGAATTTCGATACCAGGCTCGCCGGCGACATGGGGGGCGACGAAGAGAAAAAAGCGGCCGCCAAAAGGAAAAAGGAGACCGTGATACCGCCTTTGGAGAAGATTCCGATGCCTTCACGCGACGTGCCGGTGCCTGTACCGCCTTTCTGGGGCCGCCGCGTCATGACCGAAAAGGATTTCGACCCGGCCATTGCCTTCGAGTGGCTCAACCACCGGATGCTCTTCAAACAGCGGTGGGGGTATCGCAGCAAGGGGATGAGCAAGGAGGTGTACGAAAAGCAGCTCGAGGAAGTGGTGTGGCCTGCCTACGAACGGCTCAAGCGACAGTTTCTGGAGGAGGGGCTTTTCGAGCCGACGATCATCTACGGCTACTATCCGTGTCGCAGCGACGATACGACGCTGCTGATTTTCGACGAGAGCGAAGGATGGCACCGAGACGAAGATGCCGACCGCGAGCCTTTGGAGTATGTCATGGGGCGGGCCAAGGAGCAGATGACCTTCCCGAGGCAGCACAAAAAACCGTGGCGCTGCCTGGCCGACTATTTTCACCGCGACCGCCACGACGTCGTGGCTTTCACAACGGTGAGTGCCGGGAGCAGAATCAGCGAATACGAGCGCAGGCTCTACGATGAAGGGAAGTTCCACGAATACTACCTGGTTCACGGTTTGGGGGTGGAGCTGGCCGAAGCGCTGGCGGAGGTGGCCCACAAACAGATACGCCTCGACCTTGGCATCGCCCATGACGAGGGGCATACGCTCAGAGACGTGGAGATGCGCAAATATCAGGGGGCGCGCTACTCTCCCGGCTATCCCGCCTGTCCCGACCTGGAGCTCAACGGTCCCATCTTTCATCTTCTCAGACCGGAGGATTACGGCATCGAACTCTCCGAAACGTGGCAGATTCATCCGGAGCAGTCGACGGCGGCCATCGTCGTCTACCATCCGGAAGCGATGTACTACAGTATTTAA
- a CDS encoding cytochrome b/b6 domain-containing protein, whose translation MERKFTPLFRLWHWLMAFSVFGLLFTVLLRETFLDKKSVAAIVRQKLETFGIAIDPDQAIALAKAIRAPMWEWHYIFAVVLGVSIALRIWLMVSKQAQLPVLKVLEAESFHEKIKATIHLLLCFTIAMLALSGAFYYFHEALGFEKEAIHWVKEVHEFLLQPLLLFVTLHIAGVVRHEMTTEEAIVSRMIHGDTVR comes from the coding sequence ATGGAACGTAAGTTTACCCCGCTTTTCAGGCTTTGGCACTGGCTGATGGCTTTTTCGGTTTTCGGTCTGCTTTTTACGGTCCTGCTCAGGGAGACTTTTTTGGACAAAAAGAGTGTGGCGGCGATCGTTCGGCAAAAACTCGAAACTTTCGGCATCGCAATCGACCCCGACCAGGCGATCGCCCTCGCCAAGGCGATCCGGGCGCCGATGTGGGAATGGCACTATATCTTTGCCGTCGTTCTGGGCGTCTCGATCGCTCTGCGCATCTGGCTGATGGTGTCGAAACAGGCGCAGCTTCCGGTTCTGAAAGTGCTGGAAGCCGAAAGCTTCCACGAAAAGATCAAAGCGACAATCCATCTGCTTCTTTGCTTCACCATCGCGATGCTGGCGCTCAGTGGCGCCTTCTACTATTTTCACGAAGCACTCGGATTCGAAAAAGAGGCTATCCACTGGGTCAAGGAAGTGCATGAGTTTTTACTCCAGCCACTCCTGCTGTTCGTGACACTCCATATCGCGGGTGTCGTGCGGCACGAAATGACGACAGAAGAAGCGATCGTTTCACGAATGATACACGGTGATACGGTACGATGA
- a CDS encoding DUF4139 domain-containing protein, giving the protein MKYLATVLMAAGIGLALEASTFELYRDGAIYTYRPQGSFVGFAPKGSVAECGGSSFSLVPSNECPKKSRLCKEKAAIDRLALDAAFAGRQMSYIDMLMKRAEIKSADAKAIVSMAEGAARRYSAMQKRKELAEKEGKWRKEAFMKQAPSFEPLHLPKPCGGEVKVTLPGGYISFDMLYEAEITGEKSIGVHQKIGLRNRSGIDIEADKALLYYQPLNRTLRPLRFSPWVIRDRHVSRERVLQKRAMPAVGANMMMADVAYESVEKRAPRSYRIDNLTLPSTGESVEIDIASWQTEAERFETVYPYRDLRAYNVLRFKPKGVIEANRWRIRKGNKLVASNLYGEYRGGLYTLFVSVDEDLIVRREKMILKEKESFFGGSLHKKDGYVIHLLNQSRKKKHLKIVERIPVAVRSDIKVKLLQVKSDKPIRYRVAEKGRLDIEMTLPPESKADLRVLFEVSYDKEKPIIY; this is encoded by the coding sequence ATGAAATATCTGGCTACGGTTTTGATGGCGGCTGGCATCGGCCTGGCCCTGGAAGCCTCGACGTTCGAACTCTACCGTGACGGTGCGATCTATACCTACCGTCCCCAGGGAAGTTTCGTGGGTTTCGCCCCAAAAGGAAGCGTCGCGGAGTGCGGTGGAAGCTCTTTCTCCCTCGTTCCGTCGAACGAATGCCCCAAAAAGAGTCGTCTTTGCAAAGAGAAGGCGGCGATCGACCGTCTGGCCCTCGATGCCGCTTTCGCCGGACGCCAGATGAGCTATATCGATATGTTGATGAAGCGCGCGGAGATAAAGAGCGCCGATGCCAAGGCGATCGTTTCCATGGCGGAGGGGGCAGCCAGGAGATACTCCGCGATGCAGAAGAGAAAAGAGCTCGCCGAGAAGGAAGGGAAGTGGCGCAAAGAGGCGTTCATGAAGCAGGCACCTTCGTTCGAACCCCTCCATCTTCCAAAGCCCTGCGGGGGTGAAGTCAAAGTGACGCTTCCTGGAGGGTACATCTCTTTCGATATGCTTTACGAAGCCGAGATTACCGGTGAAAAAAGCATCGGAGTGCACCAGAAGATCGGGCTTCGCAACCGAAGCGGCATCGACATCGAAGCCGACAAAGCGCTACTTTACTATCAGCCTCTCAATCGGACACTAAGGCCCCTGCGTTTTTCCCCGTGGGTCATCCGAGACAGACATGTGTCGAGGGAACGGGTTTTGCAAAAGCGGGCGATGCCGGCGGTCGGGGCCAATATGATGATGGCGGACGTGGCCTATGAGTCCGTTGAAAAGAGAGCGCCCAGAAGCTACCGGATCGATAATCTCACGCTTCCTTCCACCGGAGAGAGTGTCGAAATCGACATCGCATCGTGGCAAACGGAAGCGGAACGTTTCGAAACGGTCTACCCCTATCGCGACCTGCGTGCCTACAACGTGCTGCGTTTCAAGCCCAAAGGCGTGATCGAGGCGAATCGGTGGCGTATTCGCAAAGGCAACAAACTGGTCGCTTCCAACCTTTACGGGGAATACCGCGGCGGCCTTTATACCCTCTTCGTCTCCGTCGACGAAGATCTGATCGTGCGGCGGGAAAAGATGATTTTGAAAGAGAAAGAGAGCTTTTTCGGGGGGAGTCTCCACAAAAAAGATGGCTATGTCATCCATCTGCTCAACCAGTCCCGAAAAAAGAAGCATCTGAAAATCGTCGAACGTATTCCCGTCGCGGTCCGGAGCGATATTAAAGTGAAACTTCTGCAAGTCAAGAGCGACAAGCCGATCCGCTACAGGGTGGCAGAGAAGGGACGACTCGATATCGAAATGACGCTTCCGCCCGAATCGAAAGCCGACCTTCGTGTTCTTTTCGAAGTAAGTTACGACAAGGAGAAGCCGATTATCTACTGA
- a CDS encoding DMT family transporter, producing MTKEQQGELYALLLSILESWFPILTIWAIAYVGAIHTYAYAIVVAILFFLVLSHRRKTLGRLLDKKARRDLLLTGLFITLLFLFVYIGLRYTTAGNMSLIIFLQLFFAYLYFNVFGKEKMVPVHTLGAFSMGIGALIVLFPEKFGGFNLGDGLILLAAAIAPIANYYQQRARLRVPSETVLLFRYLFALPLLFLFAHLFEPEPTISQIRSALPWIVLSGLLVMGVAKILWVEALHRISITKLSAMTALIPLFTLVFAYLFLGEVPTCRQLLGVPFILLGGILITRPLRRLSR from the coding sequence GTGACAAAAGAGCAACAAGGCGAACTCTACGCGCTGCTGCTGAGCATTCTTGAGAGCTGGTTTCCGATACTGACCATCTGGGCCATCGCCTATGTCGGTGCCATCCATACATACGCCTATGCGATCGTCGTGGCGATACTCTTCTTTCTCGTTCTCTCCCACAGACGCAAAACGCTGGGCAGGCTCCTGGACAAAAAGGCGCGCAGGGACCTTCTGCTCACCGGCCTTTTCATCACGCTGCTTTTTCTCTTCGTCTATATCGGCCTGCGCTACACTACCGCCGGCAATATGTCGCTCATCATCTTCCTGCAGCTCTTTTTCGCCTATCTCTATTTCAACGTGTTCGGGAAGGAGAAGATGGTGCCGGTGCATACACTCGGCGCGTTTTCGATGGGCATCGGTGCGCTGATCGTCCTCTTTCCCGAAAAATTCGGCGGTTTCAACCTCGGGGACGGCCTCATTCTCCTCGCCGCCGCCATCGCACCCATCGCCAACTATTACCAGCAGCGGGCGCGTCTTCGGGTTCCGAGCGAAACGGTGCTTCTTTTCCGCTACCTTTTCGCTCTGCCTCTGCTCTTTCTCTTCGCCCACCTTTTCGAACCGGAGCCGACGATTTCGCAAATCCGGTCGGCCCTGCCCTGGATCGTGCTGAGCGGACTGCTGGTCATGGGTGTGGCGAAAATTCTGTGGGTCGAAGCACTCCATCGGATCTCTATCACGAAACTGAGTGCCATGACGGCACTCATCCCCCTTTTTACGCTGGTTTTCGCTTACCTGTTTCTGGGAGAAGTTCCGACATGCCGGCAGCTGCTTGGCGTGCCCTTCATCCTTCTTGGCGGCATTCTCATCACCCGGCCGCTTCGGAGGCTCAGTAGATAA
- a CDS encoding cob(I)yrinic acid a,c-diamide adenosyltransferase — protein sequence MKKGQIQLYTGDGKGKTTAAVGLTLRAVGEGMRVLFVQFMKSVPSGEIEMLKRCGGSDVEILRNWDDSFIIGKPSAKQIAMCHDLWKRVRRKIDTFKPDILVLDEIAVAISYGLVDEDTVLEFLKNRPQSLEVVMTGRDASERLIASSTLVTEMRKIKHYYDQGVMARKGIEY from the coding sequence ATGAAAAAGGGTCAGATACAGTTGTATACCGGCGACGGAAAGGGGAAAACGACAGCGGCCGTCGGCTTGACGCTCAGAGCGGTGGGCGAGGGAATGCGGGTGCTTTTCGTTCAGTTCATGAAGAGCGTTCCCAGCGGCGAGATAGAGATGCTGAAGCGCTGCGGCGGGTCCGATGTGGAGATTTTGCGAAATTGGGACGACAGTTTCATCATCGGAAAACCAAGCGCAAAGCAGATTGCGATGTGCCACGATCTTTGGAAAAGAGTGCGACGGAAAATCGACACCTTCAAACCCGATATCCTGGTTCTTGACGAAATAGCCGTGGCGATTTCCTATGGATTGGTCGATGAAGATACGGTTTTGGAGTTTTTGAAGAACCGGCCGCAGAGTCTTGAGGTCGTGATGACGGGACGGGATGCGTCCGAAAGGCTGATCGCCTCCAGTACGCTGGTGACCGAAATGCGTAAAATCAAACACTATTATGACCAGGGAGTCATGGCAAGAAAAGGGATCGAGTATTGA
- a CDS encoding thioredoxin domain-containing protein encodes MPKTTKTTVRIKHTRISLRYHTVMKRYFILLMTLFVPFIFATEIFTNHLEGESSPYLKQHRHNPVDWYPWGEEAFEKAKREHKPIFLSIGYSTCHWCHVMAHESFENPQIAELINRWFVPVKVDREEMPDLDRHFQRIYALIHRRSGGWPLSVFLTEELQPFYVTTYIPPEDSYGVRGMQTLIPLFGKLYKTDREKIRRRAQAIAALAEKSNRIPPKRIDAGTELAEKAVENMWEYYDERFKGFWERPKFPESSRIRLLLDIYRLMGSEKARKMAIETLDAMQSGGLYDQIGGAFFRYCVDRAWIIPHFEKMLYTNAELIPLYVEAWKMTRKKRFKTVVIETVDEINRRFGTKEGLFFSASDADSDHQEGGYYLYRYDDAYNRLRESGFSEKEAKEILDFFDIKKEGNFDSELSHARRTSGREPKGYVKAKMVLKKMRQKRTFPFVDRKIITAWNGMTIKALAIASDLEPLYLAQAQRSYEALEKLMQKEDGSLYHQVLYGQKPEQAGLLEDYAFMADAALTMYQATLQERYLRDAKRWCDIALKQFYEGEGRWLLGDGEIKSYADISDSYYTSPLSRMLNNLLDIALLSAEPAYLSPVKRSLEAQGAFLQSRPDAYPEALRAFLRYSEGVIAIKAKRDTLLRYRVAIENIGYPFLVKEAEEIEGFVACDMRACFAMGKAFETIKEAIEERVRETHR; translated from the coding sequence ATGCCCAAAACCACGAAAACGACCGTCAGAATCAAACACACCCGTATCTCCTTACGCTATCATACCGTTATGAAACGCTATTTTATCCTATTGATGACACTGTTTGTTCCATTCATTTTCGCCACAGAAATTTTCACCAACCATCTGGAAGGCGAAAGCTCTCCCTATCTCAAACAGCATAGGCACAATCCGGTCGATTGGTACCCGTGGGGCGAGGAGGCATTCGAGAAAGCGAAACGGGAGCACAAGCCTATCTTTCTCTCCATCGGCTACAGCACCTGCCATTGGTGCCATGTGATGGCCCATGAGAGTTTCGAAAATCCCCAGATCGCCGAACTGATCAACCGATGGTTCGTTCCTGTCAAAGTCGATCGGGAAGAGATGCCCGATCTGGACAGGCACTTCCAGCGCATCTATGCACTGATCCATCGGCGAAGCGGCGGATGGCCTCTGAGCGTCTTTCTTACCGAAGAGCTTCAACCCTTCTATGTCACCACCTACATTCCGCCGGAGGACTCCTACGGGGTGCGGGGAATGCAGACGCTGATACCGCTGTTTGGAAAACTCTACAAAACCGACAGGGAGAAAATCCGGCGTCGGGCCCAGGCGATTGCCGCACTGGCGGAAAAATCGAACCGCATACCCCCAAAAAGGATCGATGCCGGGACCGAACTGGCGGAAAAAGCGGTGGAGAATATGTGGGAGTATTACGACGAGCGTTTCAAAGGGTTCTGGGAGAGGCCGAAATTCCCGGAAAGCTCTAGAATCCGCCTGCTTTTGGACATCTATCGCCTCATGGGCAGTGAAAAAGCCAGGAAGATGGCCATCGAGACGCTCGATGCGATGCAAAGTGGCGGTCTGTACGATCAGATTGGCGGTGCGTTTTTCCGTTACTGTGTCGACAGAGCCTGGATCATACCCCATTTTGAAAAGATGCTCTACACCAATGCCGAGCTGATTCCTCTTTACGTGGAAGCGTGGAAGATGACCCGCAAAAAGCGCTTCAAAACGGTGGTCATCGAGACAGTGGACGAGATCAACCGGCGTTTTGGAACCAAAGAGGGGCTCTTTTTCTCAGCTAGCGACGCCGACAGCGACCATCAGGAGGGAGGTTACTACCTATACCGCTACGACGACGCCTACAATCGACTGAGAGAGTCGGGTTTCAGCGAAAAGGAAGCCAAAGAGATACTCGATTTTTTCGATATCAAAAAAGAGGGGAATTTCGACTCCGAACTCTCCCATGCCAGGCGCACATCGGGGCGTGAACCCAAAGGGTACGTCAAAGCAAAAATGGTGCTCAAAAAGATGCGGCAGAAGCGCACTTTTCCCTTTGTCGACCGAAAGATCATCACGGCGTGGAACGGCATGACGATCAAAGCCCTGGCCATCGCTTCGGACCTAGAACCCCTCTATCTCGCCCAGGCGCAACGCTCCTACGAAGCTCTTGAAAAGTTGATGCAAAAAGAGGACGGAAGCCTCTATCATCAGGTGCTCTATGGTCAAAAGCCCGAGCAGGCGGGACTTTTGGAAGATTATGCCTTCATGGCCGATGCCGCTTTGACGATGTATCAGGCTACTCTGCAGGAGCGTTACCTGCGCGATGCGAAACGGTGGTGCGACATCGCATTGAAACAGTTCTATGAAGGCGAGGGGAGGTGGCTGCTTGGAGATGGGGAGATCAAAAGCTACGCCGACATCTCCGACAGCTACTACACCTCGCCCCTCTCCCGGATGCTCAACAATCTACTTGACATCGCCCTGCTTTCGGCCGAACCGGCCTACCTTTCGCCAGTCAAAAGGAGCCTCGAAGCCCAAGGGGCGTTTCTGCAGAGCCGCCCCGACGCCTACCCGGAAGCGTTGCGCGCCTTTCTGCGCTACAGTGAAGGTGTCATCGCGATCAAGGCAAAACGGGATACCCTGCTGCGTTATCGTGTTGCCATCGAGAACATCGGCTATCCGTTTTTGGTGAAAGAGGCGGAGGAGATTGAGGGGTTTGTCGCCTGCGATATGCGGGCCTGTTTTGCCATGGGAAAAGCGTTCGAAACGATCAAAGAGGCGATAGAGGAGCGGGTGAGGGAAACCCACCGCTGA